The segment TGGGATTTTTACAGTAAATAATACCGCAACCACTAACGGAATTGTAACAGATAAAATGACAATCCATTTGTTATACTTTTTCTCTGCGGAAGGATTCTCGAGGTTACTCATTTTAAATTAATCTTCTTTTAATAGTTTGGCTATATCTTCTTTTAACATACTTATTTCTTCCATTTCACCATCTTCATCGGTTTGCTCCTCTTCGCTAATGATTCCCTTGTAGAATATTTTAGGGTTTCCAAAATCATCTTTTCGAGAACGCATAAATCCATTTTTATCGATAAGTGCAAAATTTCCAGAATGCTCAAAACCACCATCAACATCAGGATTTTCTCCAGCATATATATTAAATCCAACATTTGCTAAAGCATATATTGCGTCTTTATCTCCCGTCATTAAATGCCAATTAGGGTTCGTAATCTCATAATTGTCGGCATATGTTTTTAACACCTCAATAGTATCATACTCTGGATTGATTGTAAACGAAGCCACACCAAAGTCCTCGAAATCGGAAAAGGTATTTTGAATTTGAACCAAATTTCTATTCATTCTGGGGCAGATAGTTGGACAGGTCGTGAAAAAAAACTCAACCACATACACCTTTCCTTCGTAGTCTTTATTGGTAATGACCTTGCCATCTTGATTCATAAATGAAAAATAAGGCACTTTTTTGGGCTCACCATTTATCTCAAGAAACATGAGATCTGAGATCTGTTTTTCAGCCTCCTTTGAGACATCTTGACTTCTGCTTTCAGATCGGGTGATATCATCACCTTTTATTCGATTGATAATTCTTGGAATAAAAATGATTCCGAAGACTAAAAGAATAAAAGCAATTCCAATATAAGAGTAATTCGTTTTTTTTGTGCTCATAAAAACGGTCGTTTAGTTAT is part of the Formosa sp. Hel1_31_208 genome and harbors:
- a CDS encoding SCO family protein encodes the protein MSTKKTNYSYIGIAFILLVFGIIFIPRIINRIKGDDITRSESRSQDVSKEAEKQISDLMFLEINGEPKKVPYFSFMNQDGKVITNKDYEGKVYVVEFFFTTCPTICPRMNRNLVQIQNTFSDFEDFGVASFTINPEYDTIEVLKTYADNYEITNPNWHLMTGDKDAIYALANVGFNIYAGENPDVDGGFEHSGNFALIDKNGFMRSRKDDFGNPKIFYKGIISEEEQTDEDGEMEEISMLKEDIAKLLKED